The Vigna unguiculata cultivar IT97K-499-35 chromosome 6, ASM411807v1, whole genome shotgun sequence genome contains a region encoding:
- the LOC114187079 gene encoding uncharacterized protein LOC114187079: MAFSTASFTTAPYGSWKSPITGDAVSGATKDLGGTAVDGHGRLIWLEFRPLESGRGVLVLEPEKTGGEAVDITPKEFGVRTLAQEYGGAAFTVSGDVVFFANYNDQRLYTQSITSLDDPPVPVTPDYGGPVVSYADGILDVRFNRFLCVREDRRESSLNPPTTIVSIALGSKDVQEPVVLVGGSDFYAYPRLDSKSERIAWIQWNHPNMPWDKTELWVGYISENGEIYKRVCVAGNDPSLVESPTEPKWSSEGELFFITDRENGFWNLHKWIESENKVVSVYSLEAEFTRPLWTFGVNSYEFVQSSKKLIACSYRQHGKSYLGIVDVEGSELTVIDFPCTDINNITSGDNCLYVEGASEVLPSSVAKVTFDDDKSKAVDFNIIWSSSPDSLKYSSYISKPELIEFPTDVPGQNAYAYFYPPSNPDFQASEEEKPPLLLKSHGGPTQETRGILNLSVQYWTSRGWAVVDVNYGGSTGYGRAYRERLLRQWGIVDVNDCCSCATYLVESGKVDKERLCIMGGSAGGYTTLAVLAFRNTFQAGASLYGIADLNLLRAETHKFESHYVENLVGDDKDMYERSPINHVDDFSCPIIIFQGLEDKVVPPDQAEKIYQAVKEKGVPVALVEYEGEQHGFRKAENIKNTIEQEMVFFARLIGHFDVADDITPVKIDNFD, from the exons ATGGCGTTCTCCACAGCCAGCTTCACCACTGCTCCATATGGCTCTTGGAAGTCCCCCATCACAGGCGATGCTGTCTCCGGCGCCACCAAGGACCTCGGCGGCACCGCCGTGGATGGCCATGGCCGCCTCATCTGGCTAGAATTCCGTCCATTAGAATCAGG GCGTGGAGTTCTTGTTCTTGAGCCAGAAAAAACAGGAGGTGAGGCTGTGGATATTACTCCTAAGGAGTTTGGAGTGAGAACATTGGCTCAGGAATATGGAGGTGCTGCTTTTACTGTTTCAGGGGATGTTGTCTTCTTTGCAAATTACAATGATCAGAGGTTGTACACGCAGTCCATCACTTCTCTGG ATGATCCTCCTGTACCTGTCACTCCGGATTATGGTGGACCTGTAGTCAGCTATGCCGATGGAATATTGGATGTACGATTTAACCGTTTTCTTTGTGTTAGGGAAG ATCGTCGTGAAAGCAGTCTAAATCCACCTACAACTATTGTATCCATAGCACTTGGCAGCAAAGATGTTCAGG AACCAGTTGTGCTAGTTGGTGGGAGTGACTTCTATGCTTACCCACGTCTAGACTCTAAAAGTGAAAGAATAGCATGGATTCAGTGGAATCACCCCAACATGCCATGGGATAAAACAGAACTTTGGGTTGGCTATATTTCTGAAAATGG TGAGATCTACAAACGTGTTTGTGTTGCTGGGAATGATCCTTCACTTGTGGAATCTCCAACAGAGCCCAAGTGGTCCTCTGAGG GGGAGTTGTTTTTCATCACAGATAGGGAAAATGGTTTTTGGAATCTCCACAAATGG ATTGAGTCTGAGAATAAGGTCGTGTCAGTTTATTCTTTGGAAGCTGAGTTTACAAGGCCGCTGTGGACTTTTGGTGTGAATTCTTATGAATTTGTTCAAAGTTCTAAAAAGTTAATTGCTTGTAGTTACAG GCAGCATGGAAAGTCATATCTGGGTATTGTTGATGTAGAGGGCTCAGAGCTAACTGTGATTGATTTCCCTTGCACAGACATAAATAACATA ACGTCTGGTGATAATTGCTTGTACGTGGAGGGAGCATCAGAGGTTCTTCCATCATCAGTGGCCAAG GTGacttttgatgatgataaatcaAAAGCAGTGGATTTCAATATTATCTGGTCCTCATCACCAGATAGTCTGAAGTATAGTTCATACATCAGTAAGCCAGAGTTAATTGAATTCCCAACTGACGTTCCTGGTCAAAATGCTTATGCATACTTTTATCCACCATCTAATCCTGATTTCCAAgctagtgaagaagaaaagccTCCACTATTATTGAAGAGCCACG GTGGCCCAACTCAAGAAACTCGtggaattttaaatttgagCGTTCAGTATTGGACTAGCCGAGGTTGGGCAGTTGTTGATGTTAATTATGGTGGAAGCACTG GTTATGGCAGGGCATACAGAGAACGACTTTTGAGACAGTGGGGAATAGTTGATGTTAATGACTGTTGTAGTTGTGCTACATATTTG GTGGAGAGTGGAAAGGTGGATAAGGAGAGGCTTTGTATAATGGGTGGCTCTGCTGGTGGGTATACCACTTTGGCAGTTCTTGCTTTCAGAAATACTTTTCAGGCTGGTGCTTCTTTGTATGGA ATAGCTGACTTGAACTTGTTGAGAGCAGAAACACATAAGTTTGAATCCCATTATGTTGAAAATCTAGTTG GAGATGATAAGGATATGTATGAAAGATCCCCTATCAATCATGTTGATGATTTTTCTTGTCCCATTATAATATTTCAAGGCTTGGAGGACAAG GTTGTGCCACCGGATCAAGCTGAAAAAATATACCAGGCAGTGAAGGAGAAAGGTGTGCCAGTTGCTCTTGTTGAGTATGAAGGAGAACAACACGGTTTCCGAAAG GCTGAGAACATTAAGAATACAATTGAACAAGAAATGGTCTTCTTCGCACGATTGATTGGGCACTTTGATGTTGCTGATGATATTACTCCTGTCAAAATTGACAACTTTGATTGA
- the LOC114186670 gene encoding uncharacterized protein LOC114186670: MRHRFCLGSGTSIKKKISFPSLTERTAICSGEKRMAFSAPLMRFSCVSLLHSNLNNPFPLPFSGLPKSLFGCGVSLKLNGSSVSGRRRLSGDSVSVRVNASLVEAPVLWVGRICIFYALLKAGLAGSQANPLVSDLEIGESNDESGVPSGAADLGFSKWAQTILGKPAKEAPNGRKLVSKWHPTTKGTLRRNYRVPSKSEGRRVLKAIASLLSDDDHFVDATSHKGCQIRRESAHGESVCCNNVRALFDELPTPHIIVEITPFPAGPLTDKDYIKAEKLEKTLRSSPSV, encoded by the exons ATGCGGCATCGTTTCTGCTTAGGAAGTGGAACGAgtatcaaaaagaaaatatcatttCCATCTCTCACAGAAAGAACTGCGATTTGTTCAGGCGAAAAAAGAATGGCTTTTTCTGCACCCCTTATGCGATTCAGTTGCGTCTCTCTTCTCCACAGTAATCTGAATAATCCCTTTCCTTTACCTTTTTCTGGGCTCCCCAAATCCCTCTTTGGTTGTGGTGTTTCCCTCAAACTCAATGGGAGTTCAGTGTCTGGGAGAAGAAGATTGAGTGGTGACAGTGTCAGTGTTCGTGTGAATGCTTCATTGGTGGAGGCTCCAGTTTTGTGGGTTGGAAGAATATGCATCTTCTATGCCCTTCTTAAAGCTGGCTTGGCTGGATCTCAAGCCAATCCACTTGTCTCAG ATTTGGAAATTGGGGAGAGTAATGATGAATCTGGAGTTCCTTCTGGTGCTGCTGACTTGGGTTTCTCTAAATGGGCCCAAACCATACTAGGAAAACCAG CAAAGGAAGCTCCTAATGGAAGGAAATTGGTTAGCAAATGGCATCCTACCACAAAGGGTACACTTAGAAGAAACTATAGAGTTCCATCCAAGTCAGAAGGGCGACGAGTTCTTAAAGCTATTGCATCTCTATTATCTGATGATGACCACTTTGTTGATGCCACTTCTCACAAg GGTTGCCAAATACGAAGGGAGAGTGCACATGGAGAAAGTGTGTGTTGCAACAATGTGAGAGCTCTTTTTGATGAGCTTCCAACTCCACATATCATTGTGGAAATCACCCCTTTCCCTGCTGGACCACTTACGGATAAGGATTACATTAAAGCGGAGAAACTTGAGAAGACTCTGAGATCTAGTCCTTCTGTGTGA